TTCCCTCCACCATTCGCCAGATGATGTATTCCATGCTCAGGTCCCTTCATGTAGGCTCTGTTCTCTCTTTCAGCATCAAATGATACATTGAACCGTTTCTCCACatctacaaaatatatatatatatatatatatatatattcatgttCTCGTCATTACAGTTTAAGTGATTAACTGCAAGAACGCATCTTGGGCAACTAAAAAcatatcattaaaaaaaaagaaaaaaaaaagaaaaaagtacctTTAGCAAGATTGTCATGGAGCTGACCGTCTCTAGTGAGGGCCATCATGATTTGAGGCAACCCAAGAGGAAATGCATCACCTTTGTCAACCTGCCAAAAATGGATCGTCTTGCCATAAGTCTTGGCAACCTTATCAAGATCTTGACGCTGGATAGGACCAGGCACACCAGGCATGAATAACACACCACTCTTCACTTCATACTCGTGGGAGTGCCACAGTGGTTTCTCGTTGTCTGGGAGTGTCAAGAAGAGATTCTCAGATACGATGTACTCGAGACCGATGAGTCGTGCATGAGGTTCTGGGCTGTCGTAGATCAAGCACTGACGCATTTCTTCGTTTTGATGTGCGCAGAAATGGTGAGATTCAACTTGCCTAGTCATGTCGTACCCATAGAAATGAAACCTATTGACATAAATTACAAATACATCAAAAAGATcaaacttgatgaaggatttagacGGAGAGAGATACTGGGATGATAGATTACTTACGCGCAGAGGTGCTGGtgaattttgttaatagggcCAAAGCCTTGGATAGCACTCGTTGCCGTTTCAAGAACTGCTGTTCCTGTTTGTGTTGGTTCCCCTGGTACTTTCGACGTTGCCATTCCGATCTaactttcaattttcaatttgttttttcttatctctctctctctctttctcttggATCTCTTTGTATGGTCCCTGTCTATATACAGATGATGCGGGTGTGGATATGGATGGCAATCCCTTTCTGCTGCATGAAGTCTGTTCTCGTGTCATTAAAAATTATACCTAGACGTGTCAACACTAGTTTTACAACGTGGCAGACATGTAAATCTTTTCCCCTGCTTTTCTTCACTCCCGTATTGACTCATATTGTTCCATACACGTGGTATAATCCCCAATGTAAACTATTCTTCTAGCTCTCTTAGGAATTTTTCTATCTTGAACTTTGTCGGAACTAGAGATGGGATTGTTCAGCCCTTTCCCTACGTGAAGGGAGTACCAATATGAAAATTGTGCACCATCAGTTGGTTTCACAATTGGTACTGATGTTTATAGAAATGAAAATTGTGCACCATCACTTTAGCATCTTTGCCACTCGAACGCCTTTGACAAATAAAGCTTTCACATTCAAGATTTCATCCTATTGGTCTAAAAAGACCTTTTCTAATGCGAAAATTTCCTATTGGTCTAGAAAGACCTTTTCTAATGCAGAAGCTTCCAATGATGTGGACACTTGGCATAACTTTTACATCGAATATTTAACTGTCCGTTATTGACGGTGCTGACAATAAAGTTGGTGGACAATACTTATGTTAAGATTTAAACTTGGATTATTTAGTTACGGCGTGTTTACTCTGATACCTAACCGTACCTGAGTTAAGGTGGACAAATACTTTACTTCAAAACTAAAGATTACGGCAATATAAGAAAATCAGATTTTTCTGATTATTCCATTAATAGGAAATCAGATTTTCCCAATTATTTCCAGCTTAATTAAGGAAATTGTGTTAGTATGGAAATCGTGTTACGAAGGAAACTGGGTTTTCATCTTTTGTCTATATATATAGAGACTTTATAAACTGTACAACTTATTCAGAAAATTATTAGATTACAGCTTCCGTCAAAATCAAGGCAGCCATAAATCAACATCAACTCAATGAGTTTGAAAAAGAAACAACTATTGCTAGGAGATTGAGGCTGAATCTAAGAAAGAAGAAATTCTATGCAGTATTACGTTCCATCAGATTTAAACACAACCATATTTTCCAAGAAAGAAGAAATTCTATAATCCATGTTAAATTCAGAGAAACAGATAAGAACAGGGAAAATTGGTTTGTAAGCACAAGAAAAACTCCAAAGACATAATAGGTTTGTCTATATTCTCTTTACATACAAGAAATATTTGTATCTGTACTgattttccatcaaatattttGCTTACTGAACAATTGAATTACACTGACAGAACAAtcaatggaaaaagaaaaaacaaataagaGATCAAACGAAAAACAATCAATGCAATATTTTCTTAAGTTAATAAAGAACCAAAATCATAAAATTGATCTTTAAACAAAACACATCATATTTCGATTTCGTTAATCGATAACATAGTCTGATTTTTTATATTTAAAGACATTGGATCAAAGAAACTGAGAAGTGATATTTAAGAAAAAACGGAGCACCTTCACCAACTTCGGGTTGATCGCGTGTGTGGAAGAGGGGAGTAACGGGTTGGGCAAGTCCGTGCCTGATCCAACACCCATCTCAAGTTCTGCTGCTTTTCCACCCCAGTTGTTTGCACCCAACTCCCTGAGTTGATTATCGGACTCAGTATCCGGATCAGTTAGGCACTCAAAACAGCGAGTCACCATTGTTCTCAAAtctcattttcttctttatttttaaccCATCAAATCTAATTCAAAATTTGACATCTCTGCTGCCATCAGTGGTGACGAGCTAATTTTGAAT
This DNA window, taken from Papaver somniferum cultivar HN1 chromosome 3, ASM357369v1, whole genome shotgun sequence, encodes the following:
- the LOC113361945 gene encoding oil body-associated protein 1A-like, which codes for MATSKVPGEPTQTGTAVLETATSAIQGFGPINKIHQHLCAFHFYGYDMTRQVESHHFCAHQNEEMRQCLIYDSPEPHARLIGLEYIVSENLFLTLPDNEKPLWHSHEYEVKSGVLFMPGVPGPIQRQDLDKVAKTYGKTIHFWQVDKGDAFPLGLPQIMMALTRDGQLHDNLAKDVEKRFNVSFDAERENRAYMKGPEHGIHHLANGGGKGIKTVLRETDCKPVESVPRVFV